A genome region from Fusarium musae strain F31 chromosome 5, whole genome shotgun sequence includes the following:
- a CDS encoding hypothetical protein (EggNog:ENOG41) gives MSSVKKNQDVEEQNGPNYGTVDVKVGTQQDLLDLQDLDPAFNQKMRLINDAIDEIGWTPYHLKLFFLNGFGYAVDSMILLFQSIIATQSFREFGEKGYANGMTIAAYVGMLTGALFWGFSADIIGRKYAFNITLFLCSVSCIVAGGMPNWPSLGLFIALVSFGAGGNLVMDTAVFLEYLPSNKQWLLTLMACWWGFGQAIAGFIAWGFMVPERWNCVDVETCTRGNNMGWRYVMFTGGALVFFLSLLRVTVIRLRETPKYLLGVGKDEEVIETFQYLATKYNRTCSLTLQDLVACGNITSAHSKNRFSISETMIHIRGLFSTKKMTISTASIFLSWTLIGLAYPLFYVFLPSYLASRGAVFNRSQFEIWRNYALTNISGIPGPVVAGFMCNTKLGRKYTMVIGALISMAFFFAYTSVKTSVQDLTFTCLIAFCINIYYGTLYAYTPEVLPSAHRATGSAIAVACNRVMGIVSAVVATEANTDTPAPLYVCAALFLAMAAVSASFPFEPYGHRSS, from the exons ATGTCTTCTGTGAAAAAGAACCAGGACGTGGAGGAGCAGAATGGACCCAACTATGGCACTGTCGATGTCAAGGTTGGCACTCAACAGGACCTTCTTGACCTGCAAGATCTGGACCCTGCATTCAATCAGAAGATGAGACTCATCAACGAT GCTATTGACGAAATTGGTTGGACGCCGTATCACCTCAAGTTATTCTTCTTGAACGGCTTTGG CTATGCTGTTGATTCAAtgatccttctcttccagtCCATCATTGCGACACAATCGTTCCGTGAGTTCGGAGAAAAGGGCTACGCCAACGGCATGACCATAGCAGCATACGTCGGCATGTTGACAGGCGCTCTCTTCTGGGGTTTCAGCGCCGACATCATAGGGAGAAAATACGCCTTCAACAtcaccctcttcctctgctcGGTCAGCTGCATCGTCGCTGGTGGTATGCCTAATTGGCCGTCCCTTGGACTTTTTATTGCACTGGTTAGTTTTGGCGCTGGCGGCAACCTTGTCATGGATACAGCCGTATTTCTCGAGTATCTTCCAAGTAACAAACAGTGGCTTTTAACCCTTATGGCGTGTTGGTGGGGTTTCGGCCAAGCAATCGCTGGTTTCATTGCTTGGGGGTTCATGGTCCCTGAGCGTTGGAATTGCGTTGATGTCGAGACTTGTACGCGGGGGAACAACATGGGTTGGCGATACGTCATGTTCACAGGCGGCgccctcgtcttcttcctatCGCTTCTTCGAGTCACCGTTATTAGACTTCGCGAGACGCCCAAGTACCTCCTCGGTGTTGGAAAAGATGAGGAAGTGATTGAGACATTCCAATACCTGGCGACCAAGTACAATCGCACTTGCTCTCTCACTTTGCAGGATCTCGTTGCTTGCGGAAATATCACCTCAGCTCACAGCAAGAACCGATTCTCGATAAGCGAGACAATGATCCATATTCGAGGCCTGTTCagcaccaagaagatgaccaTCTCGACCGCCAGCATCTTTCTGTCCTGGACTCTGATCGGTCTTGCGTACCCTCTGTTCTACGTCTTTCTTCC GTCGTATCTGGCAAGTAGAGGCGCAGTCTTCAACCGTTCACAGTTCGAAATCTGGCGCAACTACGCCCTGACCAACATCAGCGGCATCCCAGGCCCCGTTGTTGCTGGCTTCATGTGTAACACCAAGCTTGGCCGCAAGTACACCATGGTCATCGGCGCTCTGATCAGCATGgctttcttcttcgcctACACTTCTGTGAAGACTTCTGTGCAAGACCTTACCTTCACTTGTCTGATCGCTTTCTGCATCAACATCTACTACGGCACTCTTTATGCCTACACCCCTGAGGTCTTGCCGAGTGCTCATCGTGCTACTGGAAGTGCCATTGCTGTCGCGTGCAACCGAGTGATGGGAATTGTATCAGCTGTTGTCGCGACTGAAGCTAACACCGACACACCTGCTCCTCTGTATGTTTGTGCTGCGTTGTTTCTTGCAATGGCAGCCGTCTCGGCATCGTTCCCATTTGAACCGTATGGACACCGAAGCTCTTAA
- a CDS encoding hypothetical protein (EggNog:ENOG41) — translation MDQSNNKALKPIKVDDKFVEHAPDVAHIDRGNIGNAKIEGMDKDLGLVGNQYNIANTIFFVPYIIFGAVTVAAGLVMPLLIIDTPERAKWLSDDEKRFVDLRLRLSGVRSNTEEGDKFSWKLLFKTMADWKVLLGITLAWANSVPNAAFKFTMPRIIKQLGFSTAQSQLLTMPPYVGGGIAAWLSGRFSDRLSWRMPFIVGPMSVLLVALAASCALLMEFCLWKSNKARAQLSEAEIHQKYSQEELDAMGERSPLYKYTL, via the exons ATGGATCAAAGCAACAACAAAGCCCTTAAGCCGATCAAGGTAGACGACAAGTTCGTCGAACACGCTCCCGATGTTGCGCATATCGATCGAGGAAATATTGGAAATGCGAAAATTGAGGGGATGGATAAagatcttggccttgttggaAACCAGTACAACATTGCTAACACCATCTTTTTCGTGCCCTACATCATTTTCG GGGCTGTCACCGTCGCAGCTGGTCTGGTGATGCCGCTCCTCATCATTGACACTCCCGAAAGGGCTAAGTGGCtttctgatgatgagaagcgcTTTGTGGACCTTCGTTTGCGTCTTTCCGGCGTGAGATCGAATACCGAAGAGGGTGACAAGTTCTCGTGGAAGCTACTCTTCAAGACCATGGCTGATTGGAAGGTGTTGCTGGGAATTACCCTCGCTTGGGCCAACTCTGTTCCCAATGCGGCTTTCAAGTTCACCATGCCCCGGATCATCAAGCAGCTCGGATTCTCAACTGCGCAATCACAGCTTTTAACAATGCCTCCATATGTAGGTGGCGGTATTGCTGCATGGTTATCTGGAAGATTCTCGGATCGTTTGTCGTGGCGTATGCCTTTTATTGTCGGGCCCATGTCGGTACTGCTCGTCGCCCTGGCTGCTTCATGCGCTCTGCTCATGGAGTTTTGTCTCTGGAAGTCGAACAAAGCCAGGGCTCAGCTTTCTGAGGCAGAGATACATCAAAAGTATTCTCAGGAGGAACTGGATGCTATGGGAGAGCGAAGTCCGCTGTACAAGTATACCCTTTAG
- a CDS encoding hypothetical protein (EggNog:ENOG41~MEROPS:MER0030934), protein MQEGSPYLYNFSNIRYGEPPIGDLRFAKPVAPKGRNVTIDKGDVGRICPQAMAAWELYTSFTGPDFLGDPRETEDCLFLDVVTPIETFESPLKKLAPVIFWLSGGGYTTGGKGWFDPAGLIKASYASSSEGLVFVSANYQNIHQFGGDPARVTIMGESVGGASIHNHLIAFGGKDRSTLFQRAIPQSTGWVHIANDKLENDVIDKFLALANVPDLESARKLSTEEIQEANRLLITTSAWGTSTTGPFVDELYVPENPDKLFAEGRHIQNVDLLIGYNEDEGLIFTSPEANDDAGYRKFLESTYSNTSPETLDHIETTLYPPVFDGSYGYTNQTGRASITKAESEFTCKYGFLQAAYGNRAKSYRFNVHPGLHGSEMHYTFYNGPDRNPEVYKGIAFGFQELLTSFAATGNATSLAAPQGVPVYGEERRMLYIGNEGFGIATDETIPDRCKFWQSGIYL, encoded by the exons ATGCAAGAG GGATCGCCGTACCTGTAcaacttctccaacatcaGATATGGTGAACCTCCGATAGGGGATCTTCGATT CGCGAAACCTGTTGCTCCCAAAGGACGCAACGTCACAATAGATAAAGGGGATGTTGGGCGTATTTGTCCCCAGGCGATGGCCGCTTGGGAACTGTACACTTCGTTCACAGGACCAGACTTCTTGGGTG ATCCCAGGGAAACAGAAGACTGTCTCTTTCTCGATGTTGTCACGCCAATTGAGACTTTCGAGAGCCCATTGAAGAAACTGGCGCCGGTCATATTCTGGCTTTCGGGAGGTGGATATACGACTGGTGGAAAGGGCTGGTTTGACCCCGCGGGTCTCATCAAGGCGAGCTATGCGTCGAGTTCGGAAGGCTTGGTCTTTGTTTCTGCGAACTATCAA AACATCCATCAGTTCGGCGGTGATCCAGCTCGTGTGACTATCATGGGCGAGTCAGTTGGAG GCGCCAGTATTCATAATCACCTGATCGCTTTTGGAGGCAAGGATAGGTCAACACTCTTCCAGCGGGCGATTCCCCAAAGTACTGGCTG GGTTCATATCGCGAATGACAAACTCGAGAATGATGTGATCGACAAGTTCCTCGCTCTTGCAAATGTTCCAGATCTGGAATCGGCTAGAAAACTGTCAACTGAAGAGATTCAAGAGGCTAACAGGCTTCTGATCACAACCTCTGCTTGGGGAACAAGTACGACAGGTCCatttgttgatgagctgtACGTACCAGAAAACCCCGATAAGCTGTTTGCAGAAGGGAGGCATATACAGAATGTAGATCTGTTGATCGGATacaacgaagatgaaggactGATCTTCACATCTCCAGAGGCGAATGACGATGCCGGGTATCGCAAGTTTCTGGAGTCGACATACTCTAACACCAGTCCTGAGACACTTGACCACATCGAGACGACACTCTACCCGCCAGTCTTTGACGGTAGCTACGGGTACACCAATCAAACGGGTCGTGCCTCCATCACCAAGGCCGAGTCGGAGTTCACCTGCAAATACGGATTCCTGCAGGCGGCGTATGGAAACAGGGCCAAGAGTTACCGCTTCAACGTCCACCCCGGTCTTCACGGCAGTGAGATGCACTATACCTTTTACAATGGTCCAGACCGGAATCCAGAGGTTTACAAAGGCATTGCTTTCGGGTTTCAAGAGCTTCTGACGAGTTTTGCGGCGACTGGAAACGCGACTTCGCTGGCCGCTCCTCAGGGGGTACCGGTGTACGGGGAAGAGAGGCGTATGCTTTACATCGGTAATGAGGGCTTCGGTATCGCGACGGATGAGACTATTCCTGATCGCTGTAAGTTCTGGCAGAGTGGGATTTACCTGTGA
- a CDS encoding hypothetical protein (EggNog:ENOG41), whose amino-acid sequence MPSSAHQSLHGLSVENSWFAVHPVFWTSQHLDLLGIRFVHIDGPRHAVQPRRENAVKLDPVKVIFHIMRFASVPEPEDKLKSAFYLLCVPGSPLRPRSKPTSTRAQAPVVGFTYYRAFNWERDRRYTPRKHPKARYGKTNGPVEEICKILLRKVNPQKWEEDPYIVCLLLSLAQAQAIKQKREKEKPDTFPVRLLVAVDGDTEFAHVFQAEIDAHILKALDKPTFGFNGVTWPTITHSKVAYGPYPSFPDRLLAEVLES is encoded by the exons ATGCCTTCCTCGGCGCATCAGTCCCTTCACGGACTGAGCGTCGAGAACTCGTGGTTCGCAGTGCATCCAGTCTTCTGGACATCTCAGCACCTCGATCTCCTGGGGATTCGCTTCGTGCACATCGATGGTCCTCGACACGCAGTACAACCTCGCCGAGAGAACGCTGTGAAGCTTGACCCAGTCAAGGTTATTTTCCATATCATGCGCTTTGCCTCGGTTCCGGAACCTGAAGACAAGCTTAAGTCGGCCTTTTATCTTCTTTGTGTCCCAGGAAGCCCCCTGAGGCCCAGGTCCAAGCC GACTTCCACCCGAGCGCAGGCCCCGGTAGTTGGGTTCACTTACTACCGGGCCTTCAACTGGGAGCGTGACAGGCGCTACACTCCACGAAAGCACCCCAAGGCCAGATATGGTAAAACCAACGGCCCAGTCGAGGAGATTTGCAAGATTCTCTTGCGGAAGGTTAACCCACAGAAATGGGAGGAGGACCCTTACATCGTCTGTCTTCTGTTGTCGCTCGCACAAGCGCAGGCAATCAAacagaagagagaaaaagaaaagccgGACACTTTCCCT GTGCGACTCCTCGTGGCTGTCGACGGAGACACGGAATTCGCCCACGTCTTCCAGGCTGAGATTGACGCGCATATTCTCAAAGCACTCGACAAGCCGACATTCGGTTTCAATGGAGTCACATGGCCGACCATTACTCACTCGAAGGTGGCTTACGGCCCTTACCCGAGTTTTCCGGATCGCCTCCTGGCGGAGGTGCTTGAGTCTTAG
- a CDS encoding hypothetical protein (EggNog:ENOG41): protein MDDYTALSIALSTFAVLAGLYLLISSNKAHETGLEVTQLYVYPVKGIRGTSLTKARLGPYGFEGDRTFSLQKVNRDENGNVSYETMLIGYHLKLALFSASVDYDKGQVTVRWTGDKADDSVDFPLKPAVEGRKTIVTSLHTSKAKAYDMGDELSQWFSDRLGDEVRLVYIGNQSRAVLGSLAPHSSDALKKASLTERIKNILPPLSHPPERLAFNDIAHYLVVTEESNNEVSSRLDEGYSMDITKFRPNIVVRGASKAFAEDFWGELTFAGGIRMPLTANCYRCQSITVDYNTGKTATDDRGTVWKKLNKDRRVDKGAKWSPVFGRYGFCYGDATSKSLTVGQRVDVTRINSQRTTFDALVKP, encoded by the exons atggatGACTATACTGCCCTGTCAATTGCTTTGAGCACCTTCGCCGTCCTTGCAGGTCTTTACCTGCTTATCTCCAGTAACAAGGCGCATGAAACTGGATTAGAAGTCACTCAA TTATATGTTTACCCCGTCAAAGGCATCCGAGGAACTTCTTTGACGAAAGCGCGTCTCGGCCCATATGGCTTCGAGGGCGACAGGACCTTTTCTCTGCAAAAGGTCAACCGAGATGAAAACGGCAATGTTTCGTATGAGACGATGTTGATCGGATATCATCTGAAACTCGCTCTCTTTTCAGCTTCGGTCGACTATGATAAGGGCCAAGTCACAGTGAGATGGACTGGAGATAAGGCGGACGACAGTGTTGACTTCCCTCTGAAGCCTGCTGTCGAAGGTCGAAAGACGATCGTAACCAGTCTGCATACtagcaaggccaaggcctATGATATGGGAGACGAGCTATCGCAATGGTTCTCTGACCGCCTTGGCGATGAAGTCCGACTTGTCTACATCGGAAACCAGTCAAGGGCCGTCCTGGGTTCCTTGGCTCCTCACAGCTCAGACGCTCTGAAGAAAGCCTCCCTCACCGAGCGTATCAAGAACATCCTCCCTCCTCTGTCCCACCCACCTGAGCGACTTGCCTTCAACGATATCGCCCACTACCTAGTCGTCACAGAAGAGTCCAACAACGAAGTCTCATCTCGTCTTGATGAAGGCTACTCAATGGACATTACCAAATTCCGTCCCAACATCGTTGTCCGCGGCGCCTCCAAAGCATTCGCCGAAGATTTCTGGGGCGAGCTCACTTTTGCAGGTGGAATACGCATGCCGTTGACAGCAAACTGCTACAGATGCCAGAGTATCACTGTTGACTACAACACAGGAAAGACAGCTACTGATGATCGTGGCACGGTCTGGAAGAAACTTAACAAGGATCGAAGAGTAGACAAGGGCGCGAAATGGAGTCCTGTTTTTGGGCGTTATGGCTTTTGTTACGGTGATGCAACGAGCAAATCCTTGACGGTTGGCCAGCGAGTTGACGTCACGCGAATTAATTCTCAAAGAACGACATTCG ATGCCTTGGTCAAGCCCTGA
- a CDS encoding hypothetical protein (EggNog:ENOG41): MKFYTSALALASCATAIVVPAGSAPKYDVDVAIIGGGSSGIHAAINLKDDGLKVAVIEKQHQIGGHAQTYINPVTKKHTNIGVTVFENTKTVQKYFSRLGVATGTNNNLLTAKTSYKQYDFTLGIPIPAQSDSQAAATSQALQAALQVYAQNVLPRYPWIDQGYFIPNPVPEELLMPFGEFAKQNNFSAIVPLISQLNWYTGNTTALPAIYGLKNFGPGLLQAATTGFLVSASGDTRDLYTAAASVLGDSVYLNSEVIKVQRNAPGKGVVVVFKQNGKIITLKARKLVVAIPQTRANTRVFDLCDKERALFTRFKALGYVCGIAHIPGVETGLQNVGALTPSNLPLAPGASGFFPTGSPNDFLVDVGSPDDGFTPADAEALMREELATIARLGGIPADAPKKATFPVLESHAPFSLHVTGHDIAQGFYRDLIALEGYRNTYWTGAAFAGHNSGLIWNWNDGTVLPAIKRDLELETSL; the protein is encoded by the coding sequence ATGAAGTTCTACACCTCTGCCCTCGCTTTGGCCTCATGTGCCACCGCCATTGTTGTCCCTGCTGGCTCTGCGCCCAAGTATGACGTTGATGTTGCCATCATCGGCGGTGGATCTTCTGGCATTCATGCTGCCATCAACCTTAAGGATGATGGCCTGAAGGTTGCCGTTATCGAGAAGCAGCATCAGATTGGTGGCCACGCCCAGACATATATCAATCCGGTGACCAAGAAGCATACAAACATTGGAGTTACTGTTTTCGAGAATACCAAGACTGTGCAGAAGTACTTTTCTCGTCTTGGTGTGGCTACGggcaccaacaacaacctcttGACTGCCAAGACCTCATACAAGCAGTATGACTTCACTCTCGGTATCCCCATCCCTGCCCAGTCGGATTCCCAGGCTGCTGCCACCAGTCAAGCTTTACAAGCCGCTTTGCAGGTGTATGCTCAGAACGTCCTCCCTAGGTACCCCTGGATTGACCAAGGCTATTTCATTCCCAACCCTGTTCccgaagaacttcttatgcCTTTCGGAGAGTTCGCCAAGCAGAACAACTTCAGCGCCATTGTTCCTCTCATCAGTCAGCTGAACTGGTATACGGGCAACACCACCGCTCTCCCAGCCATTTATGGTCTCAAGAACTTCGGGCCCGGCCTACTTCAAGCTGCTACAACCGGCTTCCTTGTCTCCGCTTCAGGTGATACTAGAGATCTCTACACGGCTGCTGCCTCTGTGCTCGGAGACAGCGTCTACCTGAACTCGGAGGTTATCAAGGTTCAGCGCAATGCTCCCGGCAAGGGCGTCGTTGTAGTCTTCAAGCAGAACGGCAAGATCATCACCCTCAAGGCCCGCAAGCTAGTTGTTGCCATTCCCCAGACTCGGGCCAACACCAGGGTTTTTGACCTATGCGACAAGGAAAGGGCGCTTTTCACCAGGTTCAAGGCTCTTGGATACGTTTGCGGCATTGCTCACATTCCAGGCGTCGAGACAGGCCTTCAAAACGTTGGCGCACTCACACCTTCCAACCTCCCTCTGGCCCCCGGAGCCAGCGGTTTCTTCCCAACTGGCTCACCCAACGACTTCCTCGTTGATGTGGGCTCCCCCGATGACGGTTTCACCCCTGCTGACGCCGAGGCTCTCATGCGCGAGGAACTCGCCACTATTGCTCGTCTCGGTGGCATACCAGCTGATGCACCAAAGAAGGCCACATTCCCCGTGCTCGAGTCTCATGCCCCCTTCTCTCTTCATGTCACTGGCCACGACATCGCTCAAGGCTTCTACCGTGATCTCATTGCGCTTGAGGGATACCGTAACACTTACTGGACTGGTGCTGCTTTTGCTGGACACAACAGCGGTTTGATCTGGAACTGGAACGACGGTACAGTTCTGCCCGCCATCAAGAgggatcttgagcttgagactTCACTGTAG